One genomic window of Marinobacter adhaerens HP15 includes the following:
- a CDS encoding XrtA system polysaccharide chain length determinant, which yields MDLQFILDTLRAIKRELYRYRVSAAIVFMLATAGVLGWGYVTPKTYTSEALLYADQSNILEPLLRGQAEVTQIDRINEARELVESRSFLEQIALDSELLTGAESDQDKNVAISGLRKQISLRVSNRNFLELSYSSKDPNQSFTVLSSVLDRFIERTINKKQGESQAAFEFIDSQVKSYQRQLEEAEQKLKVFKSNNQDGTEGNVRGRIENLRAEIENLKLQIQQTESEVRLTQQQLSQEEPVRRVTVDPGRSAAERRLVALRQELDELLLRYHERHPDVVSIKGQIGDLEQQVSTQSDDSREGSVTEVLENPVYENLKMRLSEGRTDLEVQRNRLASLERLLEEAFARAERVAENQAQLSELTRDYDVTRDVYEDMLQRRERARLSMTLDVQGEGVSYKIQEPATFPTQWDGLQLYQIGLAGPFLGSALVLGLITALVMFDQRIRSPRELHLALPESIPVIGTIPHYRSTWKDRLLRKDVLLLLSILGVFITAYLAVLVFSVMGISPERIMSKLAEIFGAGVGNGR from the coding sequence ATGGATCTGCAGTTTATCCTCGATACCCTTCGAGCAATAAAGCGAGAGTTGTACCGATATCGGGTGTCGGCCGCTATCGTATTTATGCTTGCAACTGCCGGTGTTTTGGGTTGGGGATATGTAACTCCAAAGACTTATACATCAGAGGCGCTGCTTTACGCCGATCAATCAAACATCCTTGAGCCACTTCTTCGCGGGCAGGCCGAAGTCACGCAGATTGATCGTATTAACGAAGCGCGTGAGTTAGTTGAGAGTCGCTCATTCCTCGAGCAGATAGCGCTTGATAGTGAGCTTCTGACCGGGGCAGAGTCTGATCAGGATAAAAATGTTGCTATATCGGGTCTCCGTAAGCAGATCTCTCTCAGGGTGTCCAATCGAAATTTTCTTGAGCTTTCCTACTCGAGTAAGGATCCAAATCAGTCTTTTACCGTTCTGAGTTCGGTACTCGACAGGTTTATTGAGCGCACAATTAACAAAAAGCAGGGCGAAAGCCAGGCGGCCTTCGAATTTATTGATTCACAGGTCAAGTCTTACCAGCGACAGCTCGAAGAGGCTGAACAGAAACTAAAAGTCTTTAAATCGAATAATCAAGATGGTACGGAAGGAAATGTCCGTGGCCGCATTGAAAACCTCCGAGCTGAGATAGAGAATCTCAAGCTTCAGATCCAGCAGACTGAATCAGAAGTTCGGCTTACTCAGCAGCAGTTATCTCAGGAGGAACCAGTTCGGCGGGTTACAGTTGATCCGGGACGATCTGCTGCTGAAAGACGGCTGGTGGCATTGAGGCAGGAGCTGGATGAGTTGCTCTTGCGTTACCATGAGCGCCATCCGGATGTGGTGAGTATCAAAGGGCAAATCGGAGATCTTGAACAACAGGTTTCGACTCAGAGCGATGATTCCCGCGAAGGCAGTGTAACCGAAGTGCTCGAGAATCCCGTCTATGAAAACCTCAAGATGCGTTTGTCTGAAGGCCGCACCGACCTTGAGGTTCAAAGAAATCGTCTAGCCTCTTTGGAACGTTTGCTGGAGGAAGCCTTCGCCCGGGCTGAGCGTGTCGCGGAGAATCAGGCCCAGTTGTCTGAACTGACTCGCGATTACGACGTAACGCGTGATGTATATGAGGACATGCTGCAGCGGCGCGAGCGCGCCAGGCTTTCCATGACTCTGGATGTTCAGGGTGAAGGCGTGAGCTATAAGATTCAGGAACCTGCAACATTCCCAACCCAGTGGGACGGGCTTCAGCTCTATCAGATTGGGCTGGCCGGACCATTCCTGGGTAGTGCTCTGGTGCTTGGCCTGATAACAGCACTCGTTATGTTTGACCAACGAATTCGTTCGCCTCGGGAACTCCATCTAGCACTTCCCGAGTCGATTCCGGTTATTGGCACGATTCCCCACTATCGGAGTACCTGGAAAGATAGGCTTTTGCGAAAAGACGTCCTACTACTGCTGAGTATCCTGGGTGTTTTTATTACAGCATATCTCGCCGTTCTGGTTTTCAGCGTGATGGGTATCAGCCCGGAACGGATAATGTCTAAATTGGCAGAGATATTTGGGGCGGGAGTAGGGAATGGACGATAA
- a CDS encoding P-loop NTPase family protein: protein MDDNKLYNALLKSQQQRKEGKYGDGEANPDDQFRKERPFAGERLQPPNWTRVETETDGYPPSVYDSSVSLGLISNPRPWTKAELRARKIVFPGMADKAVLDAYREIRIQLRNNANNRPSFTVLYSCIGKSECPVRTAFNLAAAFASDSGTSALLVDCDPHNSGLSELVSVPMDEGVTDYILDPKLPIKKIIYPSGVDRLSVIPAGNHPASAVELFSSIRMRDLIEELEGRYPDRCIIINSPPFQESTEARILERFSDQVILGVPFGRLTEDEILESVESFDATKFSGLVFQE from the coding sequence ATGGACGATAATAAACTCTACAACGCACTTCTTAAAAGTCAGCAACAGCGCAAAGAAGGCAAGTACGGCGACGGCGAGGCTAATCCGGATGATCAGTTCAGGAAGGAACGCCCATTTGCGGGAGAGCGCCTGCAACCGCCGAACTGGACACGTGTCGAGACGGAAACCGATGGATATCCACCCTCTGTCTACGATTCGTCTGTATCATTGGGGCTGATATCAAATCCCCGGCCCTGGACGAAGGCAGAGTTGCGGGCTCGCAAGATCGTATTTCCTGGCATGGCTGATAAAGCGGTTCTGGATGCTTACCGCGAGATTCGCATTCAATTGCGCAACAACGCCAACAACAGGCCCAGTTTTACAGTTCTTTATTCCTGCATTGGCAAGTCAGAGTGTCCTGTAAGAACGGCGTTTAACTTGGCGGCTGCGTTTGCTTCGGATTCCGGCACCTCCGCGCTGTTGGTTGATTGTGATCCTCACAACAGTGGGTTATCCGAGTTGGTTTCCGTGCCGATGGATGAAGGGGTGACGGACTATATTCTCGACCCCAAGTTGCCCATCAAAAAGATTATCTATCCAAGCGGCGTCGACAGGCTCAGTGTCATTCCGGCAGGGAACCACCCAGCTTCAGCTGTGGAGCTCTTTTCCTCAATAAGGATGCGAGACCTCATCGAAGAACTAGAAGGGCGCTATCCGGATCGTTGCATCATTATCAACTCGCCACCATTCCAGGAGAGTACTGAGGCCAGGATTCTTGAGAGGTTCTCCGATCAGGTGATATTAGGAGTACCTTTCGGTCGTTTAACAGAAGATGAAATTCTGGAGTCGGTGGAATCCTTTGATGCCACCAAATTCTCCGGCTTGGTCTTTCAGGAATGA
- a CDS encoding ExeA family protein, translating into MYLEFFGLHRHPFRITPEDDFIYMSQQHSRAYVYMSSAIWSSEGFVVISGEIGSGKTTLLKKTIRNLEGDLKLLNISYTNLESKDLFGLILRKAGLKVEDDSKVAMLFQITEYLERMAAAGTPVVLTIDEAQNLTRENLEDIRMLTGMESMGGPSMRVILLGQPELKAAVSAIPQLSQRVKLFFHLEGLTAAETAEYIDYRLLVSGHGGNKLFDDDTVSEIHKLSHGIPRLINKLCDGMMMCAYSEDRPFIDPFDLKGIRKDLLGEDDTDESVDQKPGRQRPKKDMVETKQRKRHQSEAEADSSQVLLRIAEALESIDRRLSQMTSNPKENEDRYSTSSNVKPLAPGRK; encoded by the coding sequence ATGTATCTTGAATTTTTTGGACTGCACAGGCACCCCTTTCGGATTACACCGGAAGACGATTTCATTTACATGAGTCAGCAGCACTCCCGTGCATATGTCTATATGTCTTCGGCTATCTGGAGCTCAGAAGGTTTCGTCGTAATTAGTGGTGAGATAGGCTCCGGAAAAACTACCTTACTCAAGAAAACTATCAGAAACCTTGAGGGCGACCTGAAGCTACTCAATATTTCCTACACCAATCTTGAGTCGAAAGATCTGTTTGGATTAATCCTTCGCAAGGCGGGTTTGAAAGTCGAGGATGACAGCAAGGTCGCCATGCTCTTTCAGATCACGGAGTACCTGGAGCGAATGGCGGCCGCAGGAACGCCCGTAGTTTTGACGATTGATGAAGCTCAGAATCTGACCCGAGAAAACCTTGAAGACATTCGAATGCTGACCGGCATGGAAAGTATGGGCGGGCCTTCAATGCGGGTAATACTTCTTGGACAGCCAGAGCTAAAGGCTGCAGTGTCTGCGATACCGCAGCTCTCTCAGCGTGTAAAACTTTTCTTCCACCTGGAGGGGCTGACAGCTGCAGAAACAGCAGAATACATTGATTACAGGCTTCTTGTTTCTGGGCACGGCGGTAACAAGTTATTTGATGACGACACAGTTAGTGAGATTCACAAGCTCAGCCATGGCATACCCAGACTGATTAATAAGCTCTGTGACGGAATGATGATGTGCGCTTACTCGGAAGATCGGCCATTCATAGATCCTTTCGACCTGAAAGGTATTCGGAAGGACCTACTTGGTGAGGACGATACCGACGAGTCAGTTGACCAAAAGCCAGGTCGTCAGCGACCTAAGAAAGACATGGTGGAGACTAAGCAGCGTAAGCGGCATCAAAGCGAGGCAGAAGCTGACTCGTCTCAGGTACTTTTGAGAATCGCTGAAGCTCTGGAGAGTATAGACAGAAGGCTTTCGCAGATGACGTCAAACCCAAAGGAAAATGAGGACCGCTATAGCACCTCAAGCAATGTGAAGCCGCTGGCGCCAGGGCGAAAATAG
- a CDS encoding TIGR03013 family XrtA/PEP-CTERM system glycosyltransferase, with protein MSYIRFRKHYIHIPHLVLGILEFVVLFAVFYLLTLILSFVGVDYAPVHTDILSAFLFALVLSCGTLAMGGYLVMVQESISSLFFRTLVAYCFVGGIGLTILYVMVPAADPGSSNLFWAVMLASLVVVLMRLIFLRIVDSEQLVRRVVILGAGDFAGGLLAESEQNMRALGVRILGCISDSTDPTVEQEKLLCTPYDFYEFCRKNRISEIVVAQQERRKAEGGWLPVPDLMECKLRGVEVTSALDFYERELKKAKLAMVHPSWIVFSEGFKASKSRAFAKRFLDLAISLTLLVVMLPFIVLTALAVFLETGRPILYSQKRVGMLGREFRIYKFRSMRQDAEKDGKAQWASANDSRVTKVGAFIRNTRLDELPQIYNVLKGEMSIVGPRPERPEFVSELKEKIPFYDTRHYVKPGLMGWAQLKYPYGASIEDAKGKLEYDLYYSKNHSLMMDILIMIQTVEVVLLGKGVR; from the coding sequence GTGTCGTACATACGGTTTCGCAAGCATTACATACACATACCGCATTTGGTGCTCGGCATTCTGGAGTTCGTGGTCCTTTTTGCCGTTTTCTATTTGTTGACCCTAATTCTTTCATTTGTCGGGGTCGACTATGCGCCTGTCCATACCGACATCCTTTCCGCTTTTCTGTTTGCACTCGTCTTAAGCTGCGGAACGCTGGCCATGGGTGGATATCTGGTTATGGTGCAGGAAAGTATCTCTTCTCTCTTTTTCAGAACCTTGGTTGCTTACTGTTTTGTTGGGGGCATCGGGCTGACCATCCTTTATGTCATGGTGCCTGCTGCAGACCCTGGAAGTTCCAACCTTTTTTGGGCCGTAATGCTGGCTTCGTTAGTCGTTGTTCTCATGAGATTGATCTTCCTCAGGATTGTGGACTCGGAGCAACTGGTGCGCCGGGTTGTGATTCTAGGTGCTGGTGATTTCGCTGGAGGTTTGCTGGCGGAGTCCGAACAGAATATGCGTGCGCTGGGAGTCCGCATTTTAGGGTGCATTTCCGATAGCACCGACCCGACCGTGGAACAAGAGAAGCTTCTTTGTACGCCCTACGACTTCTATGAGTTTTGCCGTAAAAACCGAATCTCGGAAATAGTTGTCGCTCAGCAAGAACGTCGCAAAGCTGAGGGTGGTTGGCTGCCTGTGCCAGATCTAATGGAATGTAAACTGCGCGGGGTTGAAGTTACAAGCGCTCTGGACTTTTATGAACGGGAGCTAAAGAAAGCGAAGCTCGCTATGGTGCACCCATCCTGGATTGTTTTTTCGGAAGGCTTCAAAGCGTCCAAGAGTAGAGCCTTTGCCAAGCGTTTCCTGGATCTCGCTATCAGCCTGACCTTGCTGGTAGTTATGTTGCCGTTCATTGTCTTAACTGCACTGGCGGTCTTTCTGGAAACAGGAAGGCCGATTCTCTATAGCCAGAAACGTGTCGGCATGCTTGGCCGCGAGTTCAGGATCTACAAATTCCGTAGTATGCGGCAAGATGCTGAAAAAGACGGCAAAGCTCAGTGGGCATCTGCTAACGATAGCCGAGTGACCAAAGTTGGCGCTTTTATTCGAAATACTCGTCTTGATGAACTTCCTCAAATCTACAATGTTCTCAAAGGGGAAATGAGCATAGTTGGTCCCCGCCCTGAGCGCCCGGAATTTGTTTCTGAATTAAAAGAGAAAATCCCGTTTTACGACACGAGGCATTACGTCAAGCCTGGATTAATGGGCTGGGCGCAACTTAAATACCCCTACGGTGCATCTATTGAGGACGCAAAAGGCAAACTTGAGTACGACTTATACTATTCTAAGAATCATAGCCTGATGATGGACATCTTGATCATGATACAGACCGTTGAGGTCGTGTTGCTTGGTAAGGGTGTTCGCTAG
- a CDS encoding XrtA system polysaccharide deacetylase: MPRPDARSPLHAMSIDVEDYFHVAALSHVIKPSQWDSLPSRVVQNTERLLELFKQYDVKSTFFVLGWVAERFPDLIRKLSDDGHEIASHGYSHQLIYNQSREIFREETIRSKKLLEDITGNPVHGYRAASYSITRESLWALDILCEAGFNWDSSIFPIRHDRYGIPDSPKAPYSIQTESGNVIREFPLTTAKVFGLSVPAAGGGYFRQFPYPLFRYLFRNASGFGTHPQMFYLHPWEIDPDQPRYNNASWLSRFRHYTNLDQCYGRLETLLQDFRFGTVSESYNAYDPDESLTRNSQMVRLA; the protein is encoded by the coding sequence ATGCCACGCCCGGACGCAAGATCACCGCTCCATGCAATGAGTATTGATGTGGAAGATTACTTCCATGTTGCTGCTCTCTCGCACGTAATAAAACCTAGCCAGTGGGACAGCCTGCCGAGTCGAGTGGTTCAAAATACGGAAAGGCTGCTAGAACTGTTCAAACAGTATGACGTCAAGTCAACATTTTTTGTTCTCGGCTGGGTTGCAGAACGCTTTCCGGACCTCATCAGAAAACTCTCTGACGACGGTCATGAGATTGCTTCCCACGGATATAGCCACCAACTCATCTATAATCAATCTCGGGAAATTTTCCGGGAAGAAACCATCCGGTCCAAAAAACTTCTCGAAGACATTACCGGTAATCCCGTTCACGGCTATCGAGCGGCCAGCTACTCGATCACAAGGGAGTCACTTTGGGCCCTCGACATTCTTTGTGAGGCCGGCTTCAATTGGGACTCAAGCATCTTTCCGATCCGACATGATCGTTATGGAATTCCAGATTCGCCAAAAGCGCCCTATTCGATTCAAACGGAGAGTGGCAACGTTATCAGGGAGTTCCCACTGACCACGGCCAAAGTATTTGGCCTCTCAGTTCCCGCTGCAGGCGGAGGTTACTTCAGGCAATTTCCCTATCCATTGTTCCGGTACCTGTTCCGTAACGCATCCGGCTTCGGAACGCACCCGCAGATGTTTTACCTGCATCCTTGGGAGATAGATCCCGACCAACCTAGATACAACAATGCCAGTTGGCTCTCAAGGTTCAGGCACTACACGAACCTTGACCAGTGTTATGGTCGCCTAGAAACGCTCCTACAGGACTTCCGATTTGGCACGGTCAGTGAAAGTTACAATGCCTACGATCCTGACGAATCTCTGACTCGAAACTCCCAAATGGTGCGCCTGGCTTAG
- a CDS encoding XrtA/PEP-CTERM system exopolysaccharide export protein produces MGNAQLFKGVLLVALVSFLAACSGLPSTKSMPTATDAQSEPYEIGVGDTVSVHVWRNPELSQTIVVRPDGNISMPLTGDVIAEGKRPEELASEIRVALSELVRSPEVTVMVVNPASKEYRNRVRITGQVEAPQSVAFQPGMTVLDLVLLAGGLTDFAADGRATLNRQVDGEYKTFGLDLGELISEGNMDFNHVLQPGDVISVPRKQIFRGEL; encoded by the coding sequence ATGGGAAACGCGCAGTTGTTTAAGGGAGTCCTTCTTGTCGCTTTGGTTTCGTTTTTAGCGGCCTGCTCGGGGCTTCCGTCCACGAAGTCAATGCCTACCGCCACCGACGCCCAATCAGAGCCCTATGAAATAGGTGTAGGAGATACTGTTTCGGTTCATGTTTGGCGCAACCCCGAGCTTTCACAAACCATCGTCGTCCGTCCTGACGGGAATATTTCGATGCCATTGACTGGCGATGTCATTGCGGAGGGTAAACGGCCCGAGGAGCTGGCCTCAGAGATACGAGTAGCGTTGAGCGAATTGGTGCGCAGCCCCGAGGTTACAGTCATGGTGGTTAATCCTGCCAGCAAAGAGTATCGCAACCGGGTCAGGATTACCGGCCAGGTGGAAGCGCCCCAGTCGGTTGCGTTTCAGCCGGGCATGACGGTTCTGGATTTGGTTCTTTTGGCAGGCGGATTGACAGACTTCGCCGCTGACGGTCGGGCGACGCTGAACCGCCAAGTAGATGGCGAATATAAAACCTTTGGCCTTGATCTCGGCGAGCTGATTTCCGAAGGGAATATGGACTTCAATCATGTCCTCCAGCCAGGAGACGTGATCAGTGTTCCCAGAAAACAGATCTTCAGAGGTGAGCTATAA
- the prpD gene encoding 2-methylcitrate dehydratase, with the protein MSATFDLNERPDYDEVLQKIADYVLTYEITSEEAWNTARYCLMDTLGCALLALRFPECTKHLGPIVEGTMVPHGARVPGTPYRLDPVKAAWDIGCNVRWLDYNDTWLAAEWGHPSDNLGAILAVADHLSQKRVAEGKEPLTMRTVLEAMIMAHEIQGVLALENSFNRVGLDHVVLVKVASTAVASRLMGADREQLLSALSHAWVDGQSLRTYRHAPNAGSRKSWAAGDATSRAVRLADIAMRGEMGVPGVLTAPQWGFYDVLFSKTNKDQKLKPEDKRQFSLPQEFGSYVMENILFKISFPAEFHAQTAAEAAVILYPEVKDRLNEINKIVITTHESAIRIISKVGKLANAADRDHCLQYMAAVPLAFGSLTAEHYEDSFHRANPIIDELRDKMEVVEDERYTREYLEPEKRSIANAIQVFFNDGSNTDKIAVEYPIGHRRRRKEGMPLLEEKFLSNLKTRLPSKRCDTVLKMCQDPEKLENTPVHEFMNLLLI; encoded by the coding sequence ATGTCTGCAACATTTGATCTCAACGAACGTCCCGATTATGACGAAGTCCTGCAGAAAATCGCGGATTACGTTCTTACCTATGAAATAACCAGCGAAGAAGCCTGGAATACCGCCCGATATTGTCTGATGGATACTCTCGGTTGTGCTCTTCTGGCTCTGCGCTTTCCAGAATGCACCAAACATCTTGGTCCAATCGTCGAAGGCACCATGGTTCCGCACGGTGCCCGTGTGCCCGGAACGCCCTACCGACTGGACCCCGTAAAGGCTGCGTGGGACATTGGTTGCAATGTTCGCTGGTTGGACTACAACGACACATGGCTGGCGGCCGAATGGGGGCATCCATCGGACAATCTGGGTGCCATATTGGCTGTTGCAGACCACCTTTCGCAGAAACGGGTTGCTGAAGGCAAAGAGCCGCTAACGATGCGAACCGTTCTGGAAGCCATGATCATGGCTCATGAAATTCAGGGCGTCCTGGCCCTCGAAAACTCTTTTAATCGCGTTGGGTTGGACCATGTGGTGCTTGTTAAAGTGGCTTCAACGGCGGTGGCTTCCCGATTGATGGGCGCGGATCGTGAGCAGCTGCTTTCGGCGCTGTCCCATGCCTGGGTAGACGGGCAATCCCTCAGGACGTACCGTCATGCTCCCAACGCCGGCTCCCGGAAGTCATGGGCAGCGGGTGACGCCACGTCACGGGCGGTCCGGTTGGCGGATATTGCAATGCGAGGTGAAATGGGCGTTCCGGGAGTGCTGACAGCGCCCCAATGGGGCTTTTATGACGTTCTGTTTAGTAAAACCAATAAAGATCAGAAGCTCAAACCCGAGGATAAACGCCAATTCTCGCTTCCTCAGGAATTCGGTTCCTACGTAATGGAAAACATCCTTTTCAAAATCTCCTTCCCTGCCGAATTCCATGCTCAAACTGCGGCAGAAGCGGCTGTTATCTTGTATCCGGAAGTTAAAGACCGACTGAACGAGATAAATAAGATCGTGATCACCACTCATGAATCTGCGATCCGGATCATTTCCAAGGTCGGGAAGCTGGCAAACGCCGCAGATCGCGATCATTGCCTGCAATATATGGCTGCCGTTCCGCTTGCCTTTGGTAGCCTCACCGCGGAGCATTATGAAGACAGTTTCCACCGGGCTAACCCGATAATTGATGAACTTAGGGATAAAATGGAAGTTGTGGAGGACGAGCGGTATACCCGGGAATATCTGGAACCGGAAAAGCGCTCCATCGCCAATGCGATTCAGGTGTTTTTCAATGATGGTTCGAACACGGACAAGATTGCGGTCGAGTATCCGATAGGTCATCGTCGTCGTCGGAAGGAAGGTATGCCGCTTCTGGAAGAAAAGTTCCTTTCCAATCTCAAGACGCGACTTCCGTCAAAACGCTGCGATACTGTCCTAAAGATGTGCCAGGATCCGGAGAAACTGGAAAACACACCTGTTCATGAGTTCATGAATTTACTGTTGATTTAA
- a CDS encoding polysaccharide deacetylase family protein, giving the protein MFKDCKEIRLPADSPPYLVVVVDAEEEFDWSAAPDSRENSVSAMEYIGRAQAIFREYGITPCYVIDYPVASQKEGFGLLKQYYDRGECDIGAQLHPWVNPPFKEALTRSNMYPGNLPRDLEKEKLRNLRDRIAESFGFQPTIYKAGRYGFGENTQEILAELGFTIDLSVCPPMDGSADGGPDYSRFGPNPFWFGDPDQPLLEIPCTGAFLGWAASFGRPLHNVAWSLRQFRLPGVLARLGAVDRLMLSPEGYSSNEHLRLTKSLLERGTRVFTWSFHSPSVVPGNTTYVRNEDQLEEFLERFRRFFDFFFNEVGGKAISPKQLRLLAEQAEC; this is encoded by the coding sequence ATGTTCAAAGACTGCAAGGAAATCAGATTGCCTGCGGATTCTCCACCTTATCTGGTAGTGGTCGTCGACGCCGAAGAAGAGTTCGATTGGAGTGCAGCGCCGGATTCTCGAGAGAATTCTGTTTCCGCCATGGAGTACATCGGCAGAGCCCAGGCGATCTTCAGAGAATACGGAATAACTCCCTGCTATGTAATAGATTATCCAGTTGCAAGCCAAAAGGAAGGGTTCGGCCTTCTCAAACAATACTACGACCGCGGTGAGTGTGATATTGGGGCTCAGTTGCATCCTTGGGTGAATCCGCCCTTCAAAGAAGCGCTGACCCGATCCAATATGTACCCGGGAAATCTGCCCAGAGATCTGGAGAAAGAAAAGCTCAGGAATCTCAGGGATCGGATCGCCGAATCGTTCGGCTTTCAGCCCACTATCTACAAGGCTGGGCGTTATGGTTTTGGGGAGAATACCCAGGAAATTCTTGCTGAACTGGGATTCACTATAGACCTTTCGGTCTGCCCCCCGATGGACGGCAGCGCTGATGGTGGCCCTGACTATTCGCGCTTTGGGCCAAATCCTTTCTGGTTTGGAGATCCGGATCAGCCACTGCTGGAAATTCCCTGTACTGGTGCGTTTTTGGGGTGGGCTGCTTCATTTGGCAGACCTCTGCATAACGTAGCGTGGTCGTTGCGACAGTTCCGGTTGCCAGGGGTGCTGGCTCGTCTCGGAGCGGTTGATCGTTTAATGCTTTCTCCGGAGGGGTACTCGTCAAACGAGCATTTAAGGCTCACCAAATCTTTGTTGGAACGCGGCACCCGAGTTTTCACCTGGAGCTTCCACAGTCCCAGTGTCGTTCCAGGCAATACCACTTATGTTCGAAACGAGGATCAACTGGAGGAGTTTTTGGAGCGTTTCCGGCGCTTCTTTGATTTTTTCTTTAACGAAGTGGGTGGCAAAGCGATCTCGCCAAAGCAATTGCGTTTGCTGGCGGAGCAGGCTGAATGCTAG